The Arachis ipaensis cultivar K30076 chromosome B03, Araip1.1, whole genome shotgun sequence region ctttttttcatgaattattgtttataaaatcttttatctgtttgtctttttctttaatatattttttcaaatcttcaaaaacttcttttatttctacactttccgttgtttctaaatatctttttaatttttcaacctcattctccattttttcttttaacagctttaattcttttaagtcataatatggttttccaggcatttataaattttttaagtttaactccaacttgtttatatttattcttatttctatcctttttattataaggtcatccatttcgatctgaagattatttaattcctttttatactcctttattttactttttaattttttcgctttttttctttttattttattttctggtctttCAATTTTTGTaagcttcattatttattttagaatttctgcaaattctATCATTGCTTCATCACttttttctagagattctattaatttttctaactcttcaacttctctttttaacttgtcatagattatttttagagctttaaatgctctttgatttatttcagagaactgcaaataattcaaacgattttctctttcaaagagctcttgtttcttatcttgataagttacatatatttcttctttatttattgtcataatttagtacttagggtttcatttaatttttcgaccttttttgtcaattcttttatttcagaatcttcttctttaatctttaacttagataaacttaagggactattaattttagattttgaatttttccatagtatattatattttttctgttaaaaacttcttttaaaagattttgtttattaaaattttcatttgatttgagatttaattctgtttttagaacagcctacttttcattatctaataaagcagttaatctataataatcagattcttctgttaattctaaactttctaaataattcataattgaaagactagaatgaagatgtacctttctggagaaaaacttcctttattcagtatattttacataaggggttttatctccagaggggagattgtagatactaactccagaggggagtttagaactatttttccctaaggggattcttcctcagactatagaatcgcctcggcagcttcctccttgctctcctagcatatgagtactcttagcctcctgcttcCTATTGTCTTATGCCTTTACAATTGCCTAAGCagcctatttataatagttgggtttgatggacaattcccatccttacccttcttatgacgtcattgcttacgtcattgtttgttcTCTTTCACCAGCTACATTATTGGTGCtctatgacctaagtgcttacgtcactatgcaataatgttgagagatgcttcagatgtGCTGTCatcttcttttatcatgtgaccGTCAGATGTATTGTCTTCTTCCTTCATCATGtgagttgattccgtttcattattgctttcttcagataactctgaggcacatagctggcacttgtggtcttctctgtcttttatcaaatagcagagattcctctttatctcttcagggagcttttctaaaagtccagataagttgtaaaatgctgattcaaattctactaagagtctcatctctctttcttcaatttcatttcttttactagacacaagcagagtatttctacttttataattaatccttgtatgagattccttcgttattttttgagttctttcaaagacccttgctaatgtgctggctagccttccttcatgactgtaaattNNNNNNNNNNNNNNNNNNNNNNNNNNNNNNNNtaatatcccaaaattgcccttttttcttcagtccaattcaggactatgttaagggtttctctgagattagATCTACAgaccttttcttttccttgatttcagcccttgtaggaatgtttcttattatccctgttctctgggtttaaattggagctttatctgctctttttagggtttgctctggatgaAGAGCTTCATATTCCTTGAAGGATTtctttgcctcttccagtgttaggaaccctcctttatgaattatctttGACTGgtgtgtgaatggtgctgctttttcccaggcatcatatactctTTTCATGGacctttagtatgaaaccctatgtaattccaaatatcTCTTCCAGATAATTCgttaagttttggattagtaaaggcttctaataagaaggaattcaaccagttttcgaaaatttctttttcattctttttacagtataaatcgagcattctttctccttccattttctggattttaggaacgtattttgatgatgtttttgtatattttgaatctttatttataaatccttttttaaaagcatagttatcaaaacctgtttcccatttaaattgagattgattatccctagatgttccagcttcattttttacttgtattggaattgctggttcttcgtcacttgaataatctaggacgtgttcttcattttctatattttcagaatttactaattcttcttctatctgaaatccctgttccataatattattttcttgagccatttttaattgtttaaaaagcattgtaacttcttctaatttttcttcaatattcataattttagtgatggttttacttttaaatctgttatgttgattatattttgaaatttttcttctttaggattttctttttccttatttctttgaaattttatagatactaatatttcttcaagcatatctactatagaatttaattgtgggttaaaagtatgataaagatgtggggaatcatttccatggtaacatttCTTAGAAATTtcgtgtgaaaaataagttttttcaggtttttgaagtccttcaataaaacttatagtaaaataaagattttgagaaaaatcattttgtattgattttaagaattcggtatcattacagttaacattagttaaaatcattaatttttgatctattaatttcgataacttaattatttcttctcttaaatcttctaatttactttttttcatTAGGTGACgtttttctttgtgaagagctacgattttaagtgaaaagtgtggctttaaAAAGTGTGGTTTAAGGAAAcaaatctttaaatctgtacagatttagatctgtaccatataattttctttttcttatatgtAGCTGTCACGTTACTTATTTCTTATTGAACATTTCTATAATTGGTCACGgttaataaaaatttttcaaagcaATTATCTTTAGATTATTGTTGGTTTCAGTCAACGGATTTAGCACACTTAACCTCATGCCACAGGCCCAGAGCAGGTGACAAGTGCCAACTATGCTGTATTATAAATCTTTAAAATTcctcttttttaattttattttacttatgaTTGATGATTGCTAACCTCAAATCCCATATTAATATACTACTTGAGTAGTATATTATTGTATTATTGGTTGGATAACTTCATAAGGAAAACTTTGCCTTTTTTCTAAATCAACAAACCACCTCAGCAATGGGTGCAgctcttttatttattcatttatttattttattttgttttctaattAAGAAAAAAACTATACACTCATACAATTGATAAAGAAACTAATCAAAACTTGATGACCTGCTCCATTGTTCTTTTGGATGTTCACTACTGTTAAATGATGTAGTGTCATCGTCAACACCAAGTAATGCAAGACTAAGGTGTAACTCTGTACTTGAGCAAGGGTAGACCTCATCATCAATGTTTTCTTGATTTTCTGAATGttcatcattattatcattcCCTTGCAAGTTATGGACACCTTCAACTTTCTTGTCTCCTTTTAGGATCTTTAGTATCTGCAACACAATATTATACTGATAAATCCATAGAATTTCTTGTAAAATGTTCCAACCATAGTAATTTATGAATTGGTATGGAAATTGATATGCAGTATGTCACTTAATTGGTGAATTTATGTAACAATGGTTCCAACTCATGGCATACGCTAAGAATGTTCATTTTGTAGTGTTACCTGGTTCATTTTAGGACGAAGCCTTGCAGCCCTTGTAATGCAAAGAGATGCTGCCAGAACCATTCTTTGTAATTGGACCTCATCAAACTTCCCTTCTAAACTTGGGTCCAATAGGCCCTTTATATCCCCCCTCTCGAGGATTGGTTTTGcctgaaagaattttttttttttttaattatgtgtAAGTCATCATAATTTTGTATTCTAATACAATAATTTGaccaaattattaatttaatagaTACAGTAGCAGTTAGTAAACATGTTATCTCATGTGATCAATAAAATTGTGACAATTTTTGTATCACTCTCAATGGGGTTAAGGCCTTACCCACACCACCAAGCTTTCCTGTCCTTTGCAAGGTTCAGGATTGATAGGTTCCCTCCCTGATATGAGTTCAAGTAGCACTATACCAAAGGCATAAACATCTATCTTGTCACTGACTTTTCCATACATGAAGTACTCAGGAGCAAGATAACCAAATGTTCCTACAACATCTTCTTCTGTCAGAAAAGATGTAGTTGTTGGTCCCCATATTGCAAGCCCAAAATCAGATAACTGCAACAAAAGGACACTCATGAGTCACATAATTGTTTACATCATTTGAGTACTAATAGACTAATAGTATCAGAAGCTTTTGATTACCTGTGGTTCAAATTCATGGGAAAGAAGAATGTTTGAGGACTTGACATCTCTATGTATTACAGGCTTCAGAGTTTCCCTGTGCAGGTAATCCAAGGCTTCAGCTATTCCAAGAGCTATTTTAAATCTTAATTCCCATGATAAGATGGGACCATCCTTGTTCCTTCCTACATCCATTTTTGAATTCATATCAGCATCATTTTCAATGATGAATGAAAAAGAGAACGCAAAGGAAACTCACAATGAAACTTTACCATGTAAATTTTCCTCTAAGCTCCCTTTGGGGAAATAATCATAAACAGAGATTAACTCACTGTCCTCAATGCAAATTCCAAGCAGAGGAGTGATGTTTCTGTGCTCCAGTGATAATATTATTTCCACCTCAAGGGCAAACTCTTTCCGTGCTTCTTTTGATGACTGCAAAACTTTAACTGCAATTGGCTTTCCATCAGGGAGAGTTCCTCTGTAAACACGATTGCACCCTCCTTTCCCAATCAAGTTTTCTGAAATGAAATGAGAATCCATGGTTATGttactttaaaatttaaatcctGAAAAGCATAATCAGAATCAGTGAAAGTGGAATCAGTTTAACCTGAAGAAAATTGGCTAGTGCAAGACTTCAGAACTTCAAGGCTGAACCATTTGCAATTGAGTGAATTGAGGTTAAGCATCCCTTCTATTCCCTTTGGTAGCTGAGAAGATAGAGGTGAACCATTTTTAGAGCTCTCATCCTCGAAATCACTTATGCCTCTTTCAGACAGGTTTCCCTCCTCGATGGAAGAGTGAGGACTTCCATGTGGCGAACGATCCGGAAATCTCATCACCCATTTCACTACCGACATGTCCCTTGCATGAAGGTTTTGTGAGATTTCTGAATTGGCTCTGAGGAGCAGAGGCCATCCAAGCTTCTGCTCAGCAGGATCAcctgaaaacatagataatgaccTTGTCTTGAACTTCCCTGTTCCGCTTAACGATTCTTGCTTTGATTCCCTGGTACCCCAATGGCTTGATTTCTCAATCTCCAACTCAGAGTCACCAAATTCTGACTGAACTACTCTATCACTCATGCTTTCTATGCTTAAGCTTGGTCTTGGATCCACTAGCAAACCACCTAACACATGAAAAACAAGCCTTATTCTAGCATCTATTGTCATAAAGTGATTTAATTTTTCTCTTAGATCAAGAGTAGGTTtcctataatataataaaaaagagtAAGATATCAAACCTGATAGTGGTAGTTCTTTATTGGTGCACCTTCTGAAGACAATTCTTGAATCTTGAATGGCTAGAACATTGGTAGTAGTTGGAAGTCGTTTGGCACAATATTTAGCTGTGGCAGCTCGGCCCCTGGAAATGAAAATATGGTACTAGAGTAAGTAAATGCATGCATAAGGATAATAATAAGGTAAACTAAACCCACAATTTAGAAGTTGTATAAAATTAACAAGCTCCTACATACATATACATACCCTACCACAAGAGCCACAGCAGAATGGTTTTTTGCTTCTCTAACAAGAATGTCTTTGATTGAACTTCCTGTCAGGATTTGACCAGTGAGTCCTACCTGAAACCCAATTTGGCGGCCCCATCAATAAAAATGAATGGCACTTCCCAATCCCATCAACAAAAGAAGCATTAAAGGTGTATAAATGTCGGTGTACCTTCCTCACATCACATAGTCCTTCATAAACCTCTAAGTATCCATCTATCAAAGTCTGATTTTTGGAAACATAAGCTGCATAAGAAAAGAAAGGAACTACTTTTACAATGTTTGAGtttaaaaaaaggaagaaaagttacATACGCTAATAAgtgcaaaatctcattaaaagtTCATTAATTACCTGGATTTTTTACTATGTGGAGTGCAATAACACAATCCCCAGGTTCAGCAACTTTAAAAAGTGCCCAGTTGAGGAGATGTCTGCTATGGCTATCTATTCTAATCCCAACCAAAACAAACCTTCTCTCAACTGTCATTgtgattttgatttttgatttggACCTTTTATCAATCACCTTCCCTGCTTTAAACTTCAACACCAGAAAAAGCTATGGATTGCAGAAGAAGAAACACCTTCAATTATCTGCTGGTTGTCGTTGACCACActagcatcatcatcatcacttctTGAATGAACATCCATCTCATTATTGTTCCCTGCAAAACAGGAACCACCATGGTTGGAACTTGAATAAGCTAAAATAGCTCATCATGCATACCTTGAATATAAATAGTAGCACCACCCcatcagaaaataaaaaatattgttaaaaaaaaatgaagcaTGGACATAAAAAGTCACATGAGACTCATTGGATGAAACAAAAGTTGAGACCCTTCAACATTTTGCATTAAGAAAAAAAGAATGTTGAATAAAAAAACAACATTTGACAATGAAATGTGTACCTAAGCAGCCACGGTTTGAGAATAACATTATGTTGATAtgttaaattctatttttttaactGAATTTACCGCCAAATTGCATCAGCAGGCTCACCTACTTTCAACCAAATCTACAGAGATTTTGTTTGATTGTGATGATAGAATATTAAGAACCCAGATAGGTAAAGAAAATTTTctaactaacaaaaaaaatgtgtgctttttattaattaaattcagtGGCTGGTGTTTAAAATTGGAAGTGAAAAGAGAATCATAGAGATGGTAGAGGATTAAGGGGAAGGGAAACTAAAGTAGTGTCGGCAACGAAGAAAAGAATTGGTGCGAAAAGTGAGGTAACAAAAGCCTCCTAAGTGGAAGGTACAGAGAAATActagttttcttttaattaattaataaataatttattattataaaaaatattatatttacacAAAAAAATCTGTCACTAAATTGgttattcatatattttttaattataagatACAAAGGGAAAAAAAATGGGCGTGATATATGCTAATGTTGTTAATTTAGTTAGCACTCGAGTGTAACCGGACATTTTGGCGGGAAACCCTTGATATCCGGTCGCATTACATGGAAGGAGGAAATGCTGGTGGATATTTTTTACCGGTTATTGCGGGTTGGGCGACGACCCTGCTGGACCACATTGCTTCCACTATCAGCCATGAGCTGTTAGTTTAATTACATGATATGATATAGGGATCTCTTAGCTTATAATAATTTCCTCACAAATTACTATGTAACTATGGTTTcttatttttaatacaaattggTTCTCATTAGGTTTTGTTTTAATTGCCGTTTGCCACTATCAGTATTCTTTTTTTACTAGATATATATTTAGCTCTTGCTTTTGATGCAAGTTATAATTTTTTGTGTGTGTTGTGAACCGAAAACTTCTTTGGCAAGGTGTTATGTGACCGGCCACCTTGGTGGTGGCGGGGACTAGTGCATGTGCTATTCACTGTGAAGTAGTAAGGAtactaataatacaaaaatatttttttaattatttatttggcTGAAgttaaaaaactaattttaaaaattaatgaaatgaaaacaaaaaaaataatattataaaatttatacaaaataataaaaagataaaataattctctaataaaatttttgttaaaaatttaaattttaaataaattaaaaaattagtgtCAAAGTTAAACTAACAATTTCAAGATATAGCCACACTTTTTAATAGACAATAACCAAGCCAAATCTATAATAAGGGACTATAAGTTATGGGATGGATTAGAATGGATTTGAAATTTTTATTAGAGAAGGGATCTATTCCAATAGAAGTTGGAATTAGTTAACCGACTTCATAGGTTATACAATCTATCAGATATTAATAAATAAGAGAATAGATAAAATTGTACGAAattttgacatatcaagcatttATTCTACCAACCCATTTGTGCAGGTCTTACAGCCTCAAACACTTTCGAAAGACATTACAAGTTATAGTTTCACTAATTCTATTTGGAGGAACTTGGTACCACCAAGAGTTGAGTTATTCACTTATTTACCTGATCTGTGTTAGTTAACAGGGCCAATACTAAGGACAGATTAAGTAGATTTGGTACTATTGATCAACATGATaatatttgtgtttttttttttttttttttttgtaacaaaGGTACTGAAAATTATTATCGCTTGTTTTTTAGGTGTGAGTTTACTTGGCAGTTGTGGTGTACTTGGTTGGTCGCCTATAATAAACTATTGTCAATCTCAAGAACAATCAAGTAACACTTTGAGAGTTGAACAGGAACACCtgtaaaaaatgaaaaattgaatAGGTGGTTGATTGGTTTTTTTTGTTAACATTTAAAATACTTAGTTAGAAAGAAATGATAGAATATTAAAAAATCAAGAAGTAAGTGTATTAAAAGTTATTAACAAGTCCATTAAGAATTATAAATAGTAgactgattttaattttttttagttgttaatgataatataaaaaatgactataaattaatttatatttggtTGATTAATAACTCTTTGTTCTCAAATTACTCCATTTTGTTGTGTTGTGTtagtttttgttaaaaaaaaaaaacttgatatGCAGGTACGCTAGTttcaatttagaaaaaaaaaacgtaAGGATTTGACATGTTGATATATAAAATGCAAAACGTTTTTAAAGTGCAAACTAACTTGTTTAACTAATTTTTATGTATCTTTTATAATTATACAACATTATTTAGATAATTTTTGTATAAATAATatacatattttttaaatttattttaaaaatatatgtgaagaatgaaattaaaatattaaatatgtcAACGTAGGATCAAATTCGAATTTGTTCAATCATATTAAAAGATAATGTTTTCCATTTTACTACAAATGTCGTGAAAAATGTGTTATGCAGGACTACACAACATGATACATAAAcaagttataatttataattgCTTTCAATTTTAAAGCTATAAATAATTCAtcagtaatttttttaaaaatgtaaAAAAGACTAAGCATTTGATACTgacttaatttttataattatattttttattattatattttttaaatattttaaataaaaataaaataaattagacttttataatttattttaatttatcattaaacaaaatataaaaatattaaattttatatttttatttttatatcttattCTCAATGTCATTATCTTGTCCTATTCTCAAAATTAACCGCAGTCTAAATAACTCAAGTTGTGTTGATTATAAAGTTAAGCACGTGTTTCACGAACGCTTGTTGAATTGAATGACATATATAATCCATAATCGTGTAATAATTTCCTTCAAAAGTATTTAAAATGGGATAAAGTCAAGTTAATTAATATTATAGCTACAATAATAATGTTTTGTCTACACTCTACAGATTCTAATACGTCTTTTCTACTTCCTTTTATGGAGGCTGCAGGGCATCCAACGATTCCGATCCACCAGCCAACAGCTTAACTAAAATCAACTTGCTAATttgcaaattaaataaaaaaaggcCCTCAACAGAATAGTCATAATNNNNNNNNNNNNNNNNNNNNNNNNNNNNNNNNNNNNNNNNNNNNNNNNNNNNNNNNNNNNNNNNNNNNNNNNNNNNNNNNNNNNNNNNNNNNNNNNNNNNNNNNNNNNNNNNNNNNNNNNNNNNNNNNNNNNNNNNNNNNNNNNNNNNNNNNNNNNNNNNNNNNNNNNNNNNNNNNNNNNNNNNNNNNNNNNNNNNNNNNNNNCAAAAAGAATTggtatatactatatatatttttataattaatatttgatttcaattttaatttcctttgaTATATCAAATTTGTTTACAGAGCAAAAAACATTAACATATTTGTTATAGCAGCAACCGCTCAGCAGCATCAACCTAAATAAAGTGGAAGGAAAAAGAGGGGTGATAAAATGAAACTGTTACTATACCTTGAACGTGTTAGTtacttagtttagtttaattctaTTTAATTTGTTGGTTGCTTCTTCAAATATAATAAGTAAAAATGAAATTAGCGATGAAATCAAAGTTGAACacgttaaaaataattaaaccgATTCATAAACAGGTTATAGGTCCCACAAAGTCAAAGTCCAAAGTGATGGTAGAAAGCTAGGTTCCTTTCAATTTTTCCACGTTTTCTACCTTGACTTCATGTTCATAATCTATGAGAATTGAGAAATAATCTACTGTTTCTTTATCGGATATATTAGGTATAACAGAATATTAGATcgggtttggtttggtttgatttATAGTAAATAACTggagttttattttcttttaatttgtctAATTGAGGGTACCGTTCTTCTCTCTTCACATAGAAAAGGATCATTTTATACAGTTTAATGAGTTTGATTTTAATATATTTACGgtgtaaaataatttataaaagaaaAGACAACAAAGTCCAAATTAATATTAACCGGTGTAAGGATTACAAGAAAGAAGACACGAGACAAGTCAACATATTTTCATAAGAATGGATTTTAATTTTATACATGGTCATCGCAATTGATCTGACCTTGGTAAAAcctatatatattaaaaaatctgTGTCTGGTTGTTACATAAATATATGTAGGGTGGCAAAACTATTTCTCTCAAGTCAATCATGATTCAAGAGGATGGCCTTTTTCTTTTCtaacacataaaaaaaaaatcatattacaTGTAAATACCAAATCTTCACTTATATAGAATTGAATACAAaagatatatacataaatattatTTGATAGTTGATTTTTGTATATAGTTAATAATGTTAGTAAAAGATTTATTTTTTCTAATTCTAAAAAGATGGACAAACAACCGATCAAAGTAGTAGCCAAACATAATTATTCTATTTGATATGGCTCTCTTTTATAAAGTCTTAACtaaattatcaatttttttttgagtATATACCCATTTTTGTCTTCAAAGAATTTTAAACTAGACACTTTAatcccaactaaaattaattattcgattggtccctaacaattaattctgtcagtcacttaggtccttggctccgtcaactctaacggaagacaaaatggtccctgacaaGTCTAACAAAGA contains the following coding sequences:
- the LOC107628780 gene encoding probable receptor-like protein kinase At5g18500; amino-acid sequence: MTVERRFVLVGIRIDSHSRHLLNWALFKVAEPGDCVIALHIVKNPAYVSKNQTLIDGYLEVYEGLCDVRKVGLTGQILTGSSIKDILVREAKNHSAVALVVGGRAATAKYCAKRLPTTTNVLAIQDSRIVFRRCTNKELPLSGGLLVDPRPSLSIESMSDRVVQSEFGDSELEIEKSSHWGTRESKQESLSGTGKFKTRSLSMFSGDPAEQKLGWPLLLRANSEISQNLHARDMSVVKWVMRFPDRSPHGSPHSSIEEGNLSERGISDFEDESSKNGSPLSSQLPKGIEGMLNLNSLNCKWFSLEVLKSCTSQFSSENLIGKGGCNRVYRGTLPDGKPIAVKVLQSSKEARKEFALEVEIILSLEHRNITPLLGICIEDSELISVYDYFPKGSLEENLHGRNKDGPILSWELRFKIALGIAEALDYLHRETLKPVIHRDVKSSNILLSHEFEPQLSDFGLAIWGPTTTSFLTEEDVVGTFGYLAPEYFMYGKVSDKIDVYAFGIVLLELISGREPINPEPCKGQESLVVWAKPILERGDIKGLLDPSLEGKFDEVQLQRMVLAASLCITRAARLRPKMNQILKILKGDKKVEGVHNLQGNDNNDEHSENQENIDDEVYPCSSTELHLSLALLGVDDDTTSFNSSEHPKEQWSRSSSFD